From the Candidatus Methylomirabilota bacterium genome, one window contains:
- the zwf gene encoding glucose-6-phosphate dehydrogenase, producing the protein MKTNDQPEPTVFVIFGGAGDLTWRKLVPALFDLSQDRSMPADFSVIAVDRVDLSDEKLRRRLHDGVKKFSRQGMAKTGEWGEFAGHIRYQQGDFKNLQTYRTLGEQCAKLEKQWGAKVHRIFYMATPPSMFGEIPKYLGKAGLARDREWARIVVEKPIGYDLESARKLNGILADSFAESQIFRIDHYLGKETVQNILAFRFANPLFEPIWNRRYVDCVTITVAEEVGVVHRGGYYDRAGALRDMVQNHLMQLLCLVAMEPMVSFDADEIRNKKVDVLHAVRPIHHDAVHQYVVRGQYGKGWIGGKSVCGYREEDDVSPDSQTETFVALKLFLDNWRWQDVPFYLRTGKRLTRQVSEVAIQFRAVPHQAFPPEATLDWQPARLVMSIHPDEGIVLRFQAKHPGPKMSLRTVEMQFNYQDTFAARSPDAYETLLWDVMKNDATLFMRADQVEAAWRLLMPVLDVWAAAPPGDFPNYAAGTWGPEAGQGLLAQQGHSWALPMESVGRRTKQGTRA; encoded by the coding sequence ATGAAAACCAATGACCAACCCGAGCCGACGGTGTTCGTCATTTTTGGCGGCGCCGGTGACTTGACCTGGCGAAAGCTTGTGCCGGCCTTGTTTGACCTCTCCCAGGACCGAAGCATGCCTGCTGATTTTTCGGTCATCGCCGTGGATCGCGTTGACTTGAGCGACGAAAAGCTGCGTCGGCGTCTCCACGACGGCGTCAAGAAATTTTCGCGCCAAGGAATGGCGAAAACCGGCGAATGGGGCGAGTTTGCCGGGCATATCCGCTACCAGCAGGGCGATTTTAAGAATCTTCAAACTTATAGAACTCTGGGCGAACAATGCGCCAAGCTGGAAAAGCAATGGGGCGCCAAGGTCCATCGCATCTTCTACATGGCCACACCGCCGAGCATGTTCGGCGAAATCCCGAAATATCTCGGCAAGGCCGGGTTGGCGCGTGACCGGGAATGGGCGCGGATTGTGGTCGAGAAACCGATCGGCTATGACCTGGAATCCGCCCGCAAGTTGAACGGCATCCTCGCAGACAGCTTCGCGGAATCCCAGATCTTCCGGATCGATCATTATCTGGGCAAGGAGACCGTGCAAAACATTCTGGCGTTTCGCTTTGCCAATCCACTCTTCGAGCCCATATGGAATCGCCGTTACGTGGACTGCGTGACCATCACCGTCGCCGAAGAGGTGGGTGTCGTGCATCGCGGCGGCTATTACGATCGGGCGGGCGCGCTACGCGACATGGTGCAAAATCACCTTATGCAACTGTTGTGTTTGGTAGCAATGGAACCGATGGTGTCCTTCGATGCCGACGAGATTCGCAACAAGAAAGTGGATGTGCTCCACGCGGTTCGTCCGATTCATCATGACGCGGTCCATCAGTACGTGGTGCGCGGGCAGTACGGCAAAGGCTGGATCGGCGGCAAGAGCGTGTGCGGGTATCGTGAAGAAGACGACGTGTCCCCCGATTCCCAAACGGAGACGTTTGTGGCGCTGAAGTTGTTCCTCGACAACTGGCGCTGGCAGGACGTCCCATTTTATCTCCGCACAGGCAAACGCCTCACACGACAGGTGTCGGAAGTGGCCATCCAATTTCGCGCAGTGCCGCATCAGGCGTTTCCGCCTGAGGCCACCCTCGACTGGCAACCGGCCCGCCTGGTTATGTCGATCCACCCTGACGAAGGCATCGTACTGCGCTTTCAGGCAAAGCACCCGGGGCCAAAAATGAGTCTACGCACGGTGGAGATGCAGTTCAATTATCAGGATACGTTCGCCGCGCGGTCGCCCGACGCTTATGAGACCTTGCTCTGGGACGTGATGAAGAACGACGCCACGTTATTCATGCGCGCCGATCAAGTCGAGGCAGCGTGGCGGTTGCTGATGCCGGTGCTCGATGTGTGGGCGGCTGCACCGCCTGGTGATTTCCCGAATTACGCCGCCGGTACCTGGGGACCAGAAGCTGGGCAAGGGCTGCTTGCCCAACAAGGACATAGTTGGGCGCTTCCCATGGAATCGGTCGGAAGGCGCACCAAGCAGGGAACACGCGCATGA